Proteins encoded together in one Ciona intestinalis chromosome 1, KH, whole genome shotgun sequence window:
- the LOC100179828 gene encoding fibulin-2 isoform X2 — translation MKLAVSFIVALNSLTLVSCFSYHSRLANARNQRLPNPRQIYENQESMLNRGRRGGVRDPTPFPAYPYGGSQPRQHIDSEPNQPYIPNTFNDQAQQSHSSSDSANVGNGAPIQPADSSSASVDSANTASEHSVPCDKTKCPPLRNCINETSSETNCCPTCDRSGCQCEGYQYYDCLLNGFVGGLVPEGESYSVDDGSTMCSCPMGGGMIVCSFQVSGFNSHGRTPPKVACPKPRPFCIETYTRPSDGCEECLAVGCVGEDGHKYQAGVNFDRPPCTVCYCPPEGGDILCATDHVCQERMDQRANPPQTSLALEATQRVMRDPIGNEAQLNQQANIGDQSSFTKGSIIADDGYDTRFLQSDWNKFGSSDLYQSKGDTGGVGSRNTGSMVAPPLADTPDASGTTANAAAGNQRNFGGSQSTSEGGDSSQESSYLPYNPGSFAAQSQPLVPPGSVYPNYGFKQQYSPYNSQYPPYPYQQYHGYPQGPSNANNLPTNSENTENEGEQDTNNDATNHQADNYRYGHESSDVSDQTGANTASDGTGNGADNSRYSPYPSNQQYQPPPGYGLNYLGYHGNTAVKTGSTGTEGQTPEDGSDLTEVRPDDEQSRLNGYLGYPQSYLNPQYGNGRSPEQTGDTSQTSDGLNSRLPSNPAFPHYAQYPSYLGQPYRAAAGDKLTPDNEGLSNTGIGNQNFQSLYPSSHGTGPVDSNAVGGNSQNAQPNDGLSVSDSYGGFGQRNPTQNLGLNFPLPPYHSAGSQGTDYYGNTENSDQTRNDDTNEANPDIQLPPLRNVRSGQVVDSQAFIDQPETTTTSTTTTSTQPTTTTKTTTTPTTTTTPTTTTTPTTTTTPATTTTTTTTPTTTTTTVTPTTRSTTTATIHHRHKIHRIHGVDRNVHNNSESFENVLTACCYQGKQFALSHDSCHGIPVTVTSYTQICAVAQEKCCLEAEEQETCNRGVATARSMAVCDAPTSIRGQCEQDGFKSCCDCCALGLKAYGLSLSCSMEILGEPCNSAYSECCRTGPLTTQPGDTTETSTSTAKSARLNTTPATEFTGPRCATSNVCDHTCTDTSTGIQCSCREGYALEDDSVTCSDINECVLATHSCVEGQICFNTLGSFTCQRLISCGTGYELTDRNTCDDIDECQLNIDNCGDKLNCINIRGSFRCVAKSCDAGYFTDAVGGCIDIDECRSGDYICPSGTHCRNTHGSYVCDCPDGYVLSSDQQSCEDIDECILGAHECADGETCVNTEGSFNCIQRPSLTCTAGYEISDDGESCIDVNECDRGTHTCSSGSTCINEEGSFRCQDPIICTPGTRPSSNQRSCIDIDECEDPLIHQCGEGARCVNVPGSFRCECNRGYRTTFQGSRTRCQDINECALAAGERCMYRCRNSPGSYSCVCPSGYNLERFDGTCTDIDECNTNQHNCSRSETCFNTRGGFKCVEITCPAHYARLSNRQSRVKCIRKTCNPITCPQVSYLHIHVMLPSMYRLRHSETLLRLFMSRQASAIVVRLVRGNEAGKFGIQNYGNRATLDLEHPIAGPWSTVLYLQASETSLGGGKELWMAVAYVYVSEYSF, via the exons ATGAAACTAGCTGTAAGTTTTATTGTGGCACTAAACAGCTTGACTCTGGTGTCATGCTTCTCTTACCACAGTCGTCTTGCTAATGCACGAAACCAGAGATTGCCAAATCCACGTCAAATATACGAAAATCAAGAAAGTATGCTGAACCGTGGTCGGAGGGGCGGCGTTAGGGATCCCACACCCTTTCCAGCATACCCGTACGGTGGCTCCCAACCCCGGCAGCATATTGACAGCGAACCAAACCAACCCTACATTCCAAACACGTTTAATGATCAAGCCCAGCAAAGTCACAGCTCTTCAG ACAGTGCAAACGTCGGCAACGGCGCTCCAATTCAGCCTGCCGACTCATCGTCTGCTTCGGTCGATTCGGCAAACACAGCGTCGGAGCACAGTGTCCCATGCGATAAAACCAAGTGCCCGCCACTAAGAAATTGCATCAACGAAACGTCATCAGAAACCAACTGCTGCCCAACATGTGATCGTTCGGGTTGTCAGTGTGAAGGCTACCAATACTACGACTGTCTCCTCAATGGGTTTGT AGGCGGACTCGTCCCAGAAGGAGAGTCGTATTCTGTCGACGATGGAAGCACTATGTGCAGTTGTCCCATGGGTGGTGGCATGATAGTTTGCAG CTTTCAAGTGAGTGGTTTCAACAGCCATGGGCGAACCCCTCCTAAAGTAGCATGTCCGAAACCGAGACCTTTCTGTATTGAAACTTACACGAGGCCGTCTGACGGTTGTGAAGAGTGTTTAGCGGTCGGTTGCGTTGGGGAGGATGGCCATAAATACCAAGCTGGCGTAAA CTTTGATCGACCACCATGTACTGTTTGTTACTGCCCGCCCGAAGGTGGCGATATCCTGTGTGCAACGGATCATGTTTGCCAAGAACGTATGGATCAGCGTGCAA ATCCCCCGCAAACATCATTGGCATTAGAGGCCACCCAAAGAGTCATGCGAGATCCCATCGGTAACGAGGCTCAGTTGAACCAACAAGCTAACATCGGCGACCAGTCGTCGTTCACCAAAGGTTCAATAATTGCCGACGATGGTTACGATACTCGCTTCTTGCAGTCCGACTGGAACAAGTTTGGGTCTTCAGATTTGTATCAGTCTAAAGGTGACACTGGAGGCGTCGGTTCCCGTAATACTGGATCCATGGTCGCCCCACCGTTAGCTGACACACCTGATGCAAGCGGCACGACTGCAAATGCTGCTGCCGGGAATCAACGCAATTTTGGTGGATCGCAGTCTACTTCGGAAGGAGGAGATTCGTCCCAGGAGTCAAGCTATCTTCCCTATAATCCAGGTTCATTTGCAGCCCAAAGTCAACCTCTCGTACCCCCCGGATCAGTATATCCAAACTATGGTTTTAAACAGCAATACTCGCCGTACAACTCTCAGTACCCACCATACCCTTACCAGCAGTACCATGGCTACCCACAGGGCCCTTCAAATGCAAACAATTTACCAACCAATAGCGAAAATACAGAAAACGAAGGCGAGCAGGACACAAATAACGATGCCACGAACCACCAAGCTGATAACTATCGATACGGACATGAATCCTCTGACGTTTCAGATCAAACTGGTGCAAACACAGCATCTGATGGCACCGGCAACGGTGCTGACAACTCTCGATATTCACCCTACCCTTCAAACCAGCAATATCAACCACCTCCAGGTTATGGTCTCAACTACCTTGGCTACCACGGCAACACTGCAGTTAAAACTGGCAGCACTGGTACAGAGGGTCAAACACCTGAAGACGGCTCCGATCTCACTGAAGTGAGGCCAGATGACGAACAGTCGCGTTTGAACGGCTATCTCGGTTACCCTCAATCGTATTTGAACCCGCAATATGGGAACGGGCGATCCCCAGAGCAAACGGGCGACACAAGTCAAACATCAGATGGTTTAAATTCAAGATTGCCTTCAAACCCAGCGTTCCCACATTACGCACAATACCCAAGCTACCTTGGCCAACCATACCGTGCTGCTGCCGGAGATAAACTTACCCCAGACAACGAAGGCCTTTCTAACACCGGCATTGGTAATCAGAATTTCCAAAGCCTCTACCCATCTTCGCATGGCACGGGACCTGTCGATTCAAACGCAGTTGGTGGGAATTCCCAAAACGCCCAACCCAACGATGGCCTCAGTGTGAGCGACAGTTATGGAGGATTCGGACAACGAAATCCAACACAAAACCTGGGCTTGAACTTTCCGTTACCGCCTTACCATAGTGCCGGATCCCAGGGGACGGACTACTATGGAAACACAGAGAACTCGGATCAAACCCGCAACGATGACACCAACGAAGCGAACCCTGACATACAACTTCCACCTTTGAGAAATGTGCGTTCCGGTCAAGTGGTTGA ttCGCAAGCTTTTATTGATCAACCTGAGACCACGACAACGTCAACCACAACGACCAGCACCCAACCAACCACCACAACAAAAACTACAACGACaccaactacaacaacaacaccaacTACAACGACAACACCAACTACAACAACTACacctgcaacaacaacaacaactacaacgACTCCCACCACCACTACAACGACCGTAACACCCACAACTCGCAGCACAACAACAGCCACCATCCACCACCGACATAAAATCCATCGCATTCATGGCGTTGACAGAAACGTACACAATAACTCAG aaagCTTCGAAAATGTTCTTACCGCCTGCTGTTACCAAGGAAAGCAGTTTGCGCTAAGTCATGACAGCTGTCATGGCATTCCAGTGACCGTAACTTCCTACACCCAAATCTGCGCTGTGGCTCAG GAGAAATGCTGCCTTGAGGCGGAAGAACAAGAAACCTGCAACCGCGGAGTTGCGACCGCTCGGAGCATGGCAGTATGTGACGCCCCTACATCAATCCGCGGTCAATGCGAACAAGACGGTTTCAAA TCCTGCTGCGATTGCTGTGCTCTTGGGTTGAAGGCTTATGGTTTATCCCTCAGCTGCAGCATGGAGATCCTTG GCGAACCGTGCAACAGTGCTTACTCGGAATGCTGCAGGACAGGCCCCCTTACCACCCAACCAGGAGATAcaa CTGAGACGTCAACTTCAACTGCGAAGTCTGCGCGTCTCAACACGACTCCGGCTACAG AGTTCACGGGACCGCGATGCGCCACCAGCAACGTATGCGACCACACTTGCACTGATACCAGCACTGGCATCCAGTGTTCCTGTAGGGAAGGCTACGCCCTTGAAGACGATAGTGTGACTTGCTCAG ATATCAACGAATGCGTGCTAGCGACCCACTCCTGTGTTGAAGGCCAGATTTGCTTCAACACGCTCGGTAGCTTTACCTGTCAGCGACTCATAAGCTGTGGTACTGGATACGAGCTCACCGACCGCAACACGTGCGACG ATATTGACGAATGCCAGCTAAACATCGATAATTGCGGGGACAAGCTCAACTGCATCAACATACGAGGCTCATTCCGATGTGTAGCCAAGTCTTGCGACGCTGGCTATTTCACCGACGCGGTCGGTGGTTGCATAG atattgatgaatgtcgATCCGGAGACTATATTTGCCCCTCTGGGACGCACTGTCGGAATACACACGGGTCGTACGTATGCGATTGCCCCGATGGTTATGTACTAAGTTCAGATCAACAGTCTTGTGAAG ACATCGACGAATGTATCTTGGGAGCTCACGAATGCGCTGACGGTGAGACATGCGTCAATACAGAGGGAAGCTTTAATTGCATCCAACGTCCATCATTGACTTGCACGGCTGGTTATGAGATTAGTGACGACGGCGAGTCGTGCATAG ATGTCAACGAGTGCGACCGCGGTACACATACTTGTTCCAGCGGTTCAACTTGCATCAACGAGGAAGGCAGCTTCAGATGCCAAGATCCAATTATATGCACACCTGGAACTCGCCCGAGCAGCAATCAACGCTCGTGTATTG ATATCGATGAATGCGAGGACCCTTTGATTCATCAGTGTGGCGAGGGCGCTCGGTGTGTCAATGTACCTGGATCGTTCAGATGCGAGTGCAACCGTGGCTACAGGACAACCTTCCAGGGTAGTCGCACCAGATGTCAAG ATATTAACGAATGCGCACTTGCGGCCGGAGAGAGATGCATGTACAGGTGCCGCAATTCACCAGGAAGCTATTCGTGTGTTTGCCCGAGTGGTTATAATTTGGAACGATTCGACGGAACTTGCACAG ATATTGATGAGTGTAATACTAATCAACACAACTGCAGTCGCTCAGAGACTTGCTTTAACACAAGAGGAGGCTTCAAGTGTGTTGAAATCACCTGCCCTGCGCATTACGCCAGACTTTCGAACCG CCAGTCTAGGGTGAAATGCATCAGAAAAACTTGCAACCCGATAACATGTCCCCAAGTAAGTTACCTCCATATACACGTGATGCTGCCGTCTATGTACAGACTTCGCCATTCGGAAACACTCCTTCGTTTGTTCATG AGCCGTCAGGCATCCGCTATTGTTGTGCGTCTAGTGCGTGGAAACGAAGCTGGGAAGTTTGGCATTCAAAACTATGGCAACCGAG CAACATTAGATTTGGAGCACCCGATCGCTGGACCTTGgtccacagtattatatttgCAAGCGAGCGAGACGTCGTTAGGTGGCGGCAAGGAACTATGGATGGCCGTGGCATATGTTTATGTCTCGGAGTACAGTTTCTAA
- the LOC100179828 gene encoding fibulin-2 isoform X1, translated as MKLAVSFIVALNSLTLVSCFSYHSRLANARNQRLPNPRQIYENQESMLNRGRRGGVRDPTPFPAYPYGGSQPRQHIDSEPNQPYIPNTFNDQAQQSHSSSDSANVGNGAPIQPADSSSASVDSANTASEHSVPCDKTKCPPLRNCINETSSETNCCPTCDRSGCQCEGYQYYDCLLNGFVGGLVPEGESYSVDDGSTMCSCPMGGGMIVCSFQVSGFNSHGRTPPKVACPKPRPFCIETYTRPSDGCEECLAVGCVGEDGHKYQAGVNFDRPPCTVCYCPPEGGDILCATDHVCQERMDQRANPPQTSLALEATQRVMRDPIGNEAQLNQQANIGDQSSFTKGSIIADDGYDTRFLQSDWNKFGSSDLYQSKGDTGGVGSRNTGSMVAPPLADTPDASGTTANAAAGNQRNFGGSQSTSEGGDSSQESSYLPYNPGSFAAQSQPLVPPGSVYPNYGFKQQYSPYNSQYPPYPYQQYHGYPQGPSNANNLPTNSENTENEGEQDTNNDATNHQADNYRYGHESSDVSDQTGANTASDGTGNGADNSRYSPYPSNQQYQPPPGYGLNYLGYHGNTAVKTGSTGTEGQTPEDGSDLTEVRPDDEQSRLNGYLGYPQSYLNPQYGNGRSPEQTGDTSQTSDGLNSRLPSNPAFPHYAQYPSYLGQPYRAAAGDKLTPDNEGLSNTGIGNQNFQSLYPSSHGTGPVDSNAVGGNSQNAQPNDGLSVSDSYGGFGQRNPTQNLGLNFPLPPYHSAGSQGTDYYGNTENSDQTRNDDTNEANPDIQLPPLRNVRSGQVVDSQAFIDQPETTTTSTTTTSTQPTTTTKTTTTPTTTTTPTTTTTPTTTTTPATTTTTTTTPTTTTTTVTPTTRSTTTATIHHRHKIHRIHGVDRNVHNNSESFENVLTACCYQGKQFALSHDSCHGIPVTVTSYTQICAVAQEKCCLEAEEQETCNRGVATARSMAVCDAPTSIRGQCEQDGFKSCCDCCALGLKAYGLSLSCSMEILGEPCNSAYSECCRTGPLTTQPGDTTETSTSTAKSARLNTTPATEFTGPRCATSNVCDHTCTDTSTGIQCSCREGYALEDDSVTCSDINECVLATHSCVEGQICFNTLGSFTCQRLISCGTGYELTDRNTCDDIDECQLNIDNCGDKLNCINIRGSFRCVAKSCDAGYFTDAVGGCIDIDECRSGDYICPSGTHCRNTHGSYVCDCPDGYVLSSDQQSCEDIDECILGAHECADGETCVNTEGSFNCIQRPSLTCTAGYEISDDGESCIDVNECDRGTHTCSSGSTCINEEGSFRCQDPIICTPGTRPSSNQRSCIDIDECEDPLIHQCGEGARCVNVPGSFRCECNRGYRTTFQGSRTRCQDINECALAAGERCMYRCRNSPGSYSCVCPSGYNLERFDGTCTDIDECNTNQHNCSRSETCFNTRGGFKCVEITCPAHYARLSNRKRCVRQSCKAATNKRSCIRLPKQISHHNISVRNNAAPGTTLFRMSLAKGYPKDRYYFMLTKGNEDMLFRASKRRFKKRKSGIVYATRKLTGPKDYVVDLTLKLYRKRRWATFISRLYIFVSEFHF; from the exons ATGAAACTAGCTGTAAGTTTTATTGTGGCACTAAACAGCTTGACTCTGGTGTCATGCTTCTCTTACCACAGTCGTCTTGCTAATGCACGAAACCAGAGATTGCCAAATCCACGTCAAATATACGAAAATCAAGAAAGTATGCTGAACCGTGGTCGGAGGGGCGGCGTTAGGGATCCCACACCCTTTCCAGCATACCCGTACGGTGGCTCCCAACCCCGGCAGCATATTGACAGCGAACCAAACCAACCCTACATTCCAAACACGTTTAATGATCAAGCCCAGCAAAGTCACAGCTCTTCAG ACAGTGCAAACGTCGGCAACGGCGCTCCAATTCAGCCTGCCGACTCATCGTCTGCTTCGGTCGATTCGGCAAACACAGCGTCGGAGCACAGTGTCCCATGCGATAAAACCAAGTGCCCGCCACTAAGAAATTGCATCAACGAAACGTCATCAGAAACCAACTGCTGCCCAACATGTGATCGTTCGGGTTGTCAGTGTGAAGGCTACCAATACTACGACTGTCTCCTCAATGGGTTTGT AGGCGGACTCGTCCCAGAAGGAGAGTCGTATTCTGTCGACGATGGAAGCACTATGTGCAGTTGTCCCATGGGTGGTGGCATGATAGTTTGCAG CTTTCAAGTGAGTGGTTTCAACAGCCATGGGCGAACCCCTCCTAAAGTAGCATGTCCGAAACCGAGACCTTTCTGTATTGAAACTTACACGAGGCCGTCTGACGGTTGTGAAGAGTGTTTAGCGGTCGGTTGCGTTGGGGAGGATGGCCATAAATACCAAGCTGGCGTAAA CTTTGATCGACCACCATGTACTGTTTGTTACTGCCCGCCCGAAGGTGGCGATATCCTGTGTGCAACGGATCATGTTTGCCAAGAACGTATGGATCAGCGTGCAA ATCCCCCGCAAACATCATTGGCATTAGAGGCCACCCAAAGAGTCATGCGAGATCCCATCGGTAACGAGGCTCAGTTGAACCAACAAGCTAACATCGGCGACCAGTCGTCGTTCACCAAAGGTTCAATAATTGCCGACGATGGTTACGATACTCGCTTCTTGCAGTCCGACTGGAACAAGTTTGGGTCTTCAGATTTGTATCAGTCTAAAGGTGACACTGGAGGCGTCGGTTCCCGTAATACTGGATCCATGGTCGCCCCACCGTTAGCTGACACACCTGATGCAAGCGGCACGACTGCAAATGCTGCTGCCGGGAATCAACGCAATTTTGGTGGATCGCAGTCTACTTCGGAAGGAGGAGATTCGTCCCAGGAGTCAAGCTATCTTCCCTATAATCCAGGTTCATTTGCAGCCCAAAGTCAACCTCTCGTACCCCCCGGATCAGTATATCCAAACTATGGTTTTAAACAGCAATACTCGCCGTACAACTCTCAGTACCCACCATACCCTTACCAGCAGTACCATGGCTACCCACAGGGCCCTTCAAATGCAAACAATTTACCAACCAATAGCGAAAATACAGAAAACGAAGGCGAGCAGGACACAAATAACGATGCCACGAACCACCAAGCTGATAACTATCGATACGGACATGAATCCTCTGACGTTTCAGATCAAACTGGTGCAAACACAGCATCTGATGGCACCGGCAACGGTGCTGACAACTCTCGATATTCACCCTACCCTTCAAACCAGCAATATCAACCACCTCCAGGTTATGGTCTCAACTACCTTGGCTACCACGGCAACACTGCAGTTAAAACTGGCAGCACTGGTACAGAGGGTCAAACACCTGAAGACGGCTCCGATCTCACTGAAGTGAGGCCAGATGACGAACAGTCGCGTTTGAACGGCTATCTCGGTTACCCTCAATCGTATTTGAACCCGCAATATGGGAACGGGCGATCCCCAGAGCAAACGGGCGACACAAGTCAAACATCAGATGGTTTAAATTCAAGATTGCCTTCAAACCCAGCGTTCCCACATTACGCACAATACCCAAGCTACCTTGGCCAACCATACCGTGCTGCTGCCGGAGATAAACTTACCCCAGACAACGAAGGCCTTTCTAACACCGGCATTGGTAATCAGAATTTCCAAAGCCTCTACCCATCTTCGCATGGCACGGGACCTGTCGATTCAAACGCAGTTGGTGGGAATTCCCAAAACGCCCAACCCAACGATGGCCTCAGTGTGAGCGACAGTTATGGAGGATTCGGACAACGAAATCCAACACAAAACCTGGGCTTGAACTTTCCGTTACCGCCTTACCATAGTGCCGGATCCCAGGGGACGGACTACTATGGAAACACAGAGAACTCGGATCAAACCCGCAACGATGACACCAACGAAGCGAACCCTGACATACAACTTCCACCTTTGAGAAATGTGCGTTCCGGTCAAGTGGTTGA ttCGCAAGCTTTTATTGATCAACCTGAGACCACGACAACGTCAACCACAACGACCAGCACCCAACCAACCACCACAACAAAAACTACAACGACaccaactacaacaacaacaccaacTACAACGACAACACCAACTACAACAACTACacctgcaacaacaacaacaactacaacgACTCCCACCACCACTACAACGACCGTAACACCCACAACTCGCAGCACAACAACAGCCACCATCCACCACCGACATAAAATCCATCGCATTCATGGCGTTGACAGAAACGTACACAATAACTCAG aaagCTTCGAAAATGTTCTTACCGCCTGCTGTTACCAAGGAAAGCAGTTTGCGCTAAGTCATGACAGCTGTCATGGCATTCCAGTGACCGTAACTTCCTACACCCAAATCTGCGCTGTGGCTCAG GAGAAATGCTGCCTTGAGGCGGAAGAACAAGAAACCTGCAACCGCGGAGTTGCGACCGCTCGGAGCATGGCAGTATGTGACGCCCCTACATCAATCCGCGGTCAATGCGAACAAGACGGTTTCAAA TCCTGCTGCGATTGCTGTGCTCTTGGGTTGAAGGCTTATGGTTTATCCCTCAGCTGCAGCATGGAGATCCTTG GCGAACCGTGCAACAGTGCTTACTCGGAATGCTGCAGGACAGGCCCCCTTACCACCCAACCAGGAGATAcaa CTGAGACGTCAACTTCAACTGCGAAGTCTGCGCGTCTCAACACGACTCCGGCTACAG AGTTCACGGGACCGCGATGCGCCACCAGCAACGTATGCGACCACACTTGCACTGATACCAGCACTGGCATCCAGTGTTCCTGTAGGGAAGGCTACGCCCTTGAAGACGATAGTGTGACTTGCTCAG ATATCAACGAATGCGTGCTAGCGACCCACTCCTGTGTTGAAGGCCAGATTTGCTTCAACACGCTCGGTAGCTTTACCTGTCAGCGACTCATAAGCTGTGGTACTGGATACGAGCTCACCGACCGCAACACGTGCGACG ATATTGACGAATGCCAGCTAAACATCGATAATTGCGGGGACAAGCTCAACTGCATCAACATACGAGGCTCATTCCGATGTGTAGCCAAGTCTTGCGACGCTGGCTATTTCACCGACGCGGTCGGTGGTTGCATAG atattgatgaatgtcgATCCGGAGACTATATTTGCCCCTCTGGGACGCACTGTCGGAATACACACGGGTCGTACGTATGCGATTGCCCCGATGGTTATGTACTAAGTTCAGATCAACAGTCTTGTGAAG ACATCGACGAATGTATCTTGGGAGCTCACGAATGCGCTGACGGTGAGACATGCGTCAATACAGAGGGAAGCTTTAATTGCATCCAACGTCCATCATTGACTTGCACGGCTGGTTATGAGATTAGTGACGACGGCGAGTCGTGCATAG ATGTCAACGAGTGCGACCGCGGTACACATACTTGTTCCAGCGGTTCAACTTGCATCAACGAGGAAGGCAGCTTCAGATGCCAAGATCCAATTATATGCACACCTGGAACTCGCCCGAGCAGCAATCAACGCTCGTGTATTG ATATCGATGAATGCGAGGACCCTTTGATTCATCAGTGTGGCGAGGGCGCTCGGTGTGTCAATGTACCTGGATCGTTCAGATGCGAGTGCAACCGTGGCTACAGGACAACCTTCCAGGGTAGTCGCACCAGATGTCAAG ATATTAACGAATGCGCACTTGCGGCCGGAGAGAGATGCATGTACAGGTGCCGCAATTCACCAGGAAGCTATTCGTGTGTTTGCCCGAGTGGTTATAATTTGGAACGATTCGACGGAACTTGCACAG ATATTGATGAGTGTAATACTAATCAACACAACTGCAGTCGCTCAGAGACTTGCTTTAACACAAGAGGAGGCTTCAAGTGTGTTGAAATCACCTGCCCTGCGCATTACGCCAGACTTTCGAACCG AAAAAGATGCGTTCGTCAATCCTGCAAAGCGGCAACCAACAAGCGGTCGTGCATACGACTGCCGAAGCAGATTTCACACCACAACATCTCAGTGAGGAACAACGCTGCTCCCGGAACAACTTTGTTCAGAATGAGTTTAGCAAAAGGTTACCCGAAAGATCGATACTACTTCATGCTTACCAAGGGTAACGAGGATATGCTCTTCCGCGCATCTAAGCGTCGTTTTAAGAAGAGAAAGAGTGGAATAGTTTATGCTACGAGGAAACTCACAGGACCGAAAGATTACGTGGTCGACCTCACATTGAAGTTGTACCGAAAGCGAAGATGGGCCACCTTTATTTCtcgtttatatatttttgtttcggAATTTCACTTCTAG